Part of the Sphingobacterium sp. LZ7M1 genome, GGGATTTTTACCATTGGGATAGCCCTTTACTCCAGTCAATTGGGAAACCTCTTGGAAGCCGTTAATATTTTAGGCTCCCTTTTCTATGGAACCATCCTTGGAATATTCCTAGTGGCTTTTTATATCAGAAGAATCGGTGGAAAAGCAGTTTTTTGGTCTGCTGTAATAACCGAGGTTATCGTTATTGGGATCTGGCAGATGAACGTTGTCGCCTTTCTGTGGTTGAATCTGATCGGTTGTGTACTACTGATCCTCATTGGACTTATCCTGCAGTACTTCATGGGCAGTACTCCGAAAAAGGATATCGAACCTACTCAGGTATAATGCCGTAAACCAGCAATTTTCATTTATAAATATTCTAATAATACTTTCGGTAGAGATCATATAAGATCGCTCGGTCCCGATCATTCAAGATAGGTGAAAGATCAGATTTCACGAACTTTCGTTTAAAGGACTTAATGGCGGCATCTTGGTTGGTCAGGTCATAACCCATGAGCTTAAGGGCATCGATGGGATTAAAGTTTGACGGAGGAGCCATTAAATAATTAGGATTGTACCAAATTCCAAATCCTCGTTCGGCCAAAAGCTGCCACGGGAAGAATACATTGGGGTCATCTTTTCTTCCTGGCGCGAAATCAGCGTGTCCTATGAAGTTTTTTTGAGGAATACTGTACTTGGTCTTCAGGGTATCCAATAAGACCAGCAGGGAGTTTATTTGGGCGTCTGGAAAAGGTTCAGAGCCATTGTTGTCAAGTTCAATCCCAATGGACACCGAATTCATGTCCGTAATGCTTCCCCACTTGCCTCTTCCGGCATGCCAACCCCGCAAATAATCATTCAACATCTGCACCACGCGACCATCACGACCGATCACATAATGGCTACTGACCTTGGTATGTGCCAACTGAAAGGTACGGATCGTTTGGGCCAGATTGGCTTGGGAGGTATGGTGGATCATCACAAAGGATGGTTTCCGGACATCAAAATGGATGGCGTTTGCAAAGTCATACTGTTTGCTGGTCCCTTGCAAAAACATGTTCCAAGCTTGCTGCTCCGGTGTCAATTCCGAATTAACCGAAAGCGTAGGCGCTACTTTTGCCTGTTCAATGACCTCTGCAGGCTTGTTCAGGGTATCCAGCTTCGGCGCAGAATTCTCAACGATTACAGAAGGAGTAATTACAGCTGTATTTGATTGCAAAACCTTCGACTTCTTGGCCGTAGAACAACCAACCAAGAACATTACCCCACACAACGCAGCAATCAGTCTCACTGAAATTTTAATCATCTATCTTATTTTGGTAAATTAAGCATTACCCCCATGGAAAGCATCTGGTTCCACTGAACCTTGCTGTCCAATGCAGAATCATACAAAATAACACCACCCAATGCCACATTGATCAATGAGGTCACTTTAGCCGTTAAGGTTGCGTCCAAACGATGGGTTGGATCGGTAATGTCTTCGTAGTCTGCAAATAGGTTGTAACGCGATTTTAAATGCAAGTTTTTTGTCAGGTTCCTATCTAGGTTTGCGGTTAACTGGAAAGCCAGTTCATTGTTAAAGTTCTTTCCTTCGGCAACCCCAAACATTGGTCCGGTTCCTTTGGTCACGTCTTTAGGGTCGAAGTATCTCCCATGTTTCTGATAATAATCATAGGCATTATAAGGCTTCAAGCGGTTATCCAAGATTAAGGTCTGTCTAGCCGTACCTGTACCGAAACGCAATGAGAATGTATCATCTGGCTTATACTCCAAACCGAATGATTCCGTAAAATATCCAGGTGCCATAAATGATGATTTCAAACCGGTAATGACCTCTTCACCATCTTGCATCGCATAATGGAAGGCATTATCAAATTGGGTTTCATAGGTTAGGGATAAATAGACCGCCCATGATTTGGTCAACTTATACGCCAACTTATTATCCCAGAAAATACGGTCATTGTTTGGCTTGGCCAACTGTCCCTCATTCTTTACCTTACCATACTTCAGGTCCACCTCGGAAACAAAGTTGAAATTGTTCCTGTTGAACTCCGATTTATGCCAAAGGATACCACCGATGGCAAATGAATTCAAACCACCCAGTTTCCAGTTTTCAGAAAAGGCCGCTTGGTTAAAGTTAACCCCTAGCCTTGTCCAATGTTTCCAGTAATTGACCTGTAGGTCCAACTTAGGGATCGGCACATTGATATTTTTGATACCTAGCGCTTTCCCATCCGTTTCCGGCGAAATGCTGCTGTCCGGCTTTACACGCAGATCGCGCAAATCCTGTGCTTGAATCATACTGATTCCGAAAATAAAAATGAAAACAGGTAATAGGTAAAGTTTTATATTCATGTTAATTTTCTTTTTTTACGTCTAATTGAATATCTGGCAATTCTCGCAAAGGTCGTAAATTTGGGTGTAGTTTGAACACTTCATATTTACTTTTTATATATTTTACCATCTGATAATAGTTGGCGGTAGACACAAACTCGTATGTAGGCCTAAATAACTGCATAAATGCCTTCAGGTCATCACCTTCCAACCCCACCAGACTATGTACTAATTCCGGTGTAAAATTAAAGTCTATAATGTTTTCTTCATGGAGCTTCCCGATAAACTGGGTAAATCTCCTCGCGTCCTTCCCCTCCTTGCTGATCATGCCATAGAGCGAATTAATATTCAATCCTGCTCCTGTCATTCCCACCGAAAACAAATCGCCAGGCTTAGCTAACTCAAAAGCCTTGCCATAATCTCTTTTTATCTCATTTAAAACATCATCCGGGTTCTTGCGACCAATGACCGTAACGGTTTCAATATTGGCTACATTCTCCTTCAAATTGATGATCAGCGCACTCTGGTTATTGACAACCACCGTATCGCTAAAGTAACCCATCTTCTTAAAGACCAAGACATCCCCAGCATGTACAGGCGTCTTAAACTCGCCTCTTGCATCATTATAAATGTATTTCTGTGTGTTTAGGTTTCTAATTTGCACTTCCCCGAGCCTTCGCTTGCTTTCCTTGTCATATACGATTCCCTCCAGACTTTGTTGTGCATAGAGCAAAGCCGGAGAAAGCATAAAGCATAAAATAAAGATACGGACAAGAATTTTCACTCCTATAAAACTACGTCTTAGAAGAATAGCTTGCTAATATTTAACATCTTTTAATGGGACTTGTAACTATTTTGATACGACCAATAACTGTCCAACCGTTACAGCATCGCTGCTCAGGCCATTCAATTGTTTGATAGTTTCCACGGTTACATTATATTTTCGGGCAATGGAATACATGGTATCGGTCGCCTTAACCTCATAGATCAGCATGGCTACCGGTTTCTTGATTTCCTCAACAGGAACTTGAGGCTCTTCCACTTCTTTTTCTTCGATTACCTCTTCGACTTTCTCCACGCGGGCAATGACCTCCACCGGAGCTTCGGCACGATCATATTGCTGCAGGTTATATCGCTCGATCAGGTCGATCAATAGTTCTGGATACCTAGGGTTGGTCGCATATCCTGCGGCCTTTAATCCCTTCGCCCAGCCTTTGTAATCATCCTTTTTTAATGTAAAAAGGTTCTCATAGCGTTTTCGGAGAAGAAATTGGGAGTGATCACGGAAAGATTGCTCCGGATCA contains:
- a CDS encoding N-acetylmuramoyl-L-alanine amidase — protein: MIKISVRLIAALCGVMFLVGCSTAKKSKVLQSNTAVITPSVIVENSAPKLDTLNKPAEVIEQAKVAPTLSVNSELTPEQQAWNMFLQGTSKQYDFANAIHFDVRKPSFVMIHHTSQANLAQTIRTFQLAHTKVSSHYVIGRDGRVVQMLNDYLRGWHAGRGKWGSITDMNSVSIGIELDNNGSEPFPDAQINSLLVLLDTLKTKYSIPQKNFIGHADFAPGRKDDPNVFFPWQLLAERGFGIWYNPNYLMAPPSNFNPIDALKLMGYDLTNQDAAIKSFKRKFVKSDLSPILNDRDRAILYDLYRKYY
- a CDS encoding DUF3078 domain-containing protein, giving the protein MNIKLYLLPVFIFIFGISMIQAQDLRDLRVKPDSSISPETDGKALGIKNINVPIPKLDLQVNYWKHWTRLGVNFNQAAFSENWKLGGLNSFAIGGILWHKSEFNRNNFNFVSEVDLKYGKVKNEGQLAKPNNDRIFWDNKLAYKLTKSWAVYLSLTYETQFDNAFHYAMQDGEEVITGLKSSFMAPGYFTESFGLEYKPDDTFSLRFGTGTARQTLILDNRLKPYNAYDYYQKHGRYFDPKDVTKGTGPMFGVAEGKNFNNELAFQLTANLDRNLTKNLHLKSRYNLFADYEDITDPTHRLDATLTAKVTSLINVALGGVILYDSALDSKVQWNQMLSMGVMLNLPK
- a CDS encoding carboxypeptidase-like regulatory domain-containing protein; protein product: MKILVRIFILCFMLSPALLYAQQSLEGIVYDKESKRRLGEVQIRNLNTQKYIYNDARGEFKTPVHAGDVLVFKKMGYFSDTVVVNNQSALIINLKENVANIETVTVIGRKNPDDVLNEIKRDYGKAFELAKPGDLFSVGMTGAGLNINSLYGMISKEGKDARRFTQFIGKLHEENIIDFNFTPELVHSLVGLEGDDLKAFMQLFRPTYEFVSTANYYQMVKYIKSKYEVFKLHPNLRPLRELPDIQLDVKKEN
- a CDS encoding glucosaminidase domain-containing protein; translation: MKKFLLASLILALFFVSCGTKRNTTLKNPNGRPNSSASSSSSSSSNKGTSTSGLDYIDRYKGIAIEEMNKYGIPASIKLAQALLESGNGNSYLATRANNHFGIKCGGTWNGKSVNRPDDSNNDCFRVYNDPEQSFRDHSQFLLRKRYENLFTLKKDDYKGWAKGLKAAGYATNPRYPELLIDLIERYNLQQYDRAEAPVEVIARVEKVEEVIEEKEVEEPQVPVEEIKKPVAMLIYEVKATDTMYSIARKYNVTVETIKQLNGLSSDAVTVGQLLVVSK